The following are encoded together in the Fundidesulfovibrio putealis DSM 16056 genome:
- the murB gene encoding UDP-N-acetylmuramate dehydrogenase, producing MALKVLPGPRFSERTTLRLGGRAQAEVHLEHPDDAEGLAQELARHAARPFVLGWGSNLLAVDAELDIAVVSLQAEGAPQETERGDVCVVCVPGGLMLPKVVNWAARQGLSGLEGLAGIPGTVGGAVAMNAGSYGRETAELLMRVRIWDAVSGVRWISPGEWTAGYRTFTPSGIAAPWLVLEAELALTPATPEAVRAAVDEVLAKKKATQPVSAATCGCVFKNPAGRSAGLMLDKLGFKGKSLGGMSFSAMHANFLVNEGRGTATAALELISKAREAVLGEFGVELELEVKVIQ from the coding sequence ATGGCGCTTAAGGTCCTGCCCGGTCCCCGGTTCTCCGAGCGCACCACGCTGCGCCTCGGGGGACGCGCCCAGGCCGAGGTTCATCTGGAACATCCGGATGACGCCGAGGGCCTGGCCCAGGAGCTTGCCCGCCATGCGGCCCGGCCTTTCGTGCTGGGCTGGGGCAGCAACCTTCTGGCCGTGGACGCTGAGCTGGACATCGCCGTGGTGAGCCTTCAGGCCGAAGGCGCGCCGCAGGAAACGGAGCGCGGCGACGTGTGCGTCGTGTGCGTTCCCGGCGGACTGATGCTGCCCAAGGTGGTCAACTGGGCCGCCCGGCAGGGCCTCTCGGGCCTGGAAGGATTGGCCGGAATCCCCGGCACCGTGGGCGGCGCGGTGGCCATGAACGCGGGAAGCTACGGACGCGAGACCGCCGAGCTTCTTATGCGCGTGCGTATCTGGGACGCCGTCTCCGGAGTGCGCTGGATTTCTCCCGGCGAGTGGACCGCCGGGTACCGGACGTTCACCCCGTCTGGCATCGCGGCTCCCTGGCTGGTGCTGGAAGCGGAACTGGCCCTGACCCCGGCAACGCCAGAGGCCGTGCGCGCCGCTGTGGACGAGGTGCTTGCGAAAAAGAAGGCCACCCAGCCCGTGAGCGCTGCAACATGCGGCTGCGTGTTCAAGAACCCGGCGGGCCGGAGCGCGGGGCTCATGCTCGACAAGCTGGGCTTCAAGGGCAAGTCCCTAGGCGGCATGAGCTTTTCGGCCATGCACGCGAATTTTCTGGTGAACGAGGGACGCGGCACGGCAACCGCCGCCCTGGAGCTGATTTCCAAGGCTCGCGAAGCCGTGCTGGGCGAGTTCGGCGTGGAACTTGAGCTGG